Proteins encoded by one window of Blautia luti:
- a CDS encoding sirohydrochlorin cobaltochelatase: MKRKSMLALLLAVSMTCSMTAATGAVAYASDDTATEESADDADTTDDAAAEDTDAEDTADDADAADTEEASDDDQKAADEVAALIDKIYVQERNDTTDEDCKAAKEAWDKLTDAQKELVEGEEASPEYFGRDTGDASKDDPRNQDEIGENELLVVSFGTSFNDSRAEDIKGIEDKLAEAFPDWSVRRAFTAQIIINHVEARDDEVIDNMQQALDRAVDNGVKNLVVQPTHLMHGAEYDEMVDAVNGYKDKFESIAIAEPMLGEVGDDATVINDDKKAVAQAITDTACKEAGFDDMKAAADAGTAFVFMGHGTSHTANVTYDQMQTQMEDLGLTNAFIGTVEGKPEDTACEEVIAKVKDAGFKNVILRPLMVVAGDHANNDMAGDDDDSWKSQFEASGAFDSVECQIEGLGRIEAVEDLYVEHTQAAIDSIGTSDEETTDDAEAESTDDAAADDTATDDAAEETTDAE; encoded by the coding sequence ATGAAAAGAAAATCCATGTTAGCTTTATTACTGGCAGTGTCCATGACCTGTTCCATGACAGCAGCAACAGGTGCAGTAGCTTACGCTTCTGATGATACAGCTACAGAGGAATCAGCAGACGATGCTGATACAACCGATGATGCAGCTGCAGAAGATACAGATGCAGAAGATACAGCAGATGACGCTGACGCAGCAGACACAGAAGAAGCTTCTGATGATGACCAGAAAGCAGCAGACGAAGTAGCAGCCCTGATCGACAAGATCTATGTTCAGGAAAGAAATGATACAACTGACGAGGACTGCAAGGCTGCAAAAGAAGCATGGGATAAACTGACAGATGCTCAGAAGGAACTGGTTGAAGGTGAAGAAGCAAGCCCTGAATATTTTGGACGTGATACAGGTGATGCTTCCAAAGATGATCCACGTAATCAGGATGAGATCGGTGAGAACGAACTTCTTGTAGTAAGCTTCGGTACATCCTTCAATGACAGCCGTGCAGAGGATATCAAAGGAATCGAAGACAAACTTGCAGAAGCATTTCCGGATTGGTCTGTAAGACGTGCATTTACAGCACAGATCATCATTAATCATGTAGAAGCAAGAGATGATGAAGTAATCGATAATATGCAGCAGGCACTTGACCGTGCAGTAGATAACGGTGTCAAGAACCTGGTTGTACAGCCTACACATCTGATGCATGGTGCTGAATATGATGAGATGGTAGATGCTGTTAACGGATACAAAGATAAATTTGAATCTATAGCAATCGCAGAGCCGATGCTTGGTGAAGTTGGCGATGACGCTACTGTTATCAACGATGACAAGAAAGCAGTTGCACAGGCAATTACAGATACTGCATGCAAGGAAGCTGGATTCGATGATATGAAAGCAGCAGCAGATGCTGGTACAGCATTTGTATTCATGGGACATGGTACATCTCATACAGCTAACGTAACATATGATCAGATGCAGACACAGATGGAAGACCTTGGACTTACAAACGCTTTCATTGGTACTGTAGAAGGTAAGCCGGAAGATACAGCCTGCGAAGAGGTTATCGCGAAAGTAAAAGATGCAGGATTCAAGAATGTAATCCTTCGTCCTCTGATGGTTGTTGCCGGTGACCACGCTAACAACGATATGGCAGGCGATGATGATGATTCCTGGAAGAGCCAGTTCGAAGCATCTGGAGCATTTGACAGTGTTGAATGCCAGATCGAAGGACTTGGAAGAATCGAAGCAGTAGAAGATCTCTATGTAGAACATACACAGGCAGCTATCGATTCCATTGGAACATCTGATGAAGAGACAACAGACGATGCAGAGGCAGAATCTACAGATGATGCTGCAGCTGATGATACTGCAACAGATGATGCTGCAGAAGAAACAACAGACGCTGAATAA
- the hisD gene encoding histidinol dehydrogenase produces MRKVTLTKESTKDILESLLKRSPNNYGKFESTVAEILAKVKSEGDAALFAYTKEFDKAEVNKENIRVTEVEIQEAYDKIDPALLEVIRKALVNIRKYHEKQIQNSWFTSETNGTMLGQKVTPLNRVGVYVPGGKAVYPSSVLMNIVPAKVAGVPNIVMTTPPGKDGKICASTLVAAKEAGADEIYKVGGAQAIGALAFGTESIPKVDKIVGPGNIFVALAKKAVYGYVSIDSIAGPSEILVLADETANPHFVAADLLSQAEHDELACAILITTSREFADKVDEEVKGFVEVLSRKEIIQKSLDNFGYILIAEDMEEAIEAANEIAPEHMEIVTANPFEDMMKVKNAGAIFIGEYSSEPLGDYFAGPNHVLPTNGTAKFFSALSVDDFIKKSSIVYYSRAALRDIHKDIIQFATSEQLTAHANSIAVRFEDEDKEEK; encoded by the coding sequence ATGCGTAAGGTAACATTAACAAAAGAGTCAACAAAAGATATTCTGGAGAGCCTTCTGAAAAGAAGCCCTAATAATTATGGTAAATTCGAATCCACAGTAGCAGAGATCCTGGCAAAGGTGAAAAGCGAGGGAGATGCAGCCCTCTTTGCATACACAAAGGAATTTGACAAAGCAGAGGTAAACAAAGAGAACATCCGTGTTACAGAAGTTGAGATCCAGGAAGCCTATGACAAGATTGATCCGGCACTTCTGGAAGTGATCCGCAAGGCACTGGTAAACATCCGTAAATACCACGAGAAACAGATCCAGAACAGCTGGTTCACCAGTGAGACAAACGGAACCATGCTTGGACAGAAAGTGACACCATTAAACCGTGTAGGTGTTTATGTACCAGGGGGAAAGGCTGTGTATCCATCCTCTGTATTAATGAATATCGTACCTGCAAAAGTAGCAGGAGTACCGAACATCGTAATGACCACACCTCCTGGAAAGGACGGCAAGATCTGCGCATCCACACTGGTAGCTGCGAAGGAAGCAGGAGCAGATGAGATCTATAAAGTGGGCGGAGCACAGGCTATTGGAGCGCTTGCCTTCGGAACAGAAAGCATCCCGAAAGTAGATAAGATCGTAGGACCGGGAAATATTTTCGTGGCACTTGCCAAGAAAGCAGTTTACGGATATGTAAGCATCGATTCTATTGCAGGCCCAAGTGAGATCCTGGTGCTGGCAGATGAGACAGCTAATCCACATTTCGTAGCTGCAGACCTTCTTTCCCAGGCAGAACATGATGAACTTGCCTGTGCGATCCTGATCACTACCAGCAGAGAATTCGCAGATAAAGTAGACGAAGAAGTGAAGGGTTTTGTGGAAGTACTTTCCAGAAAAGAGATCATCCAGAAATCACTGGATAATTTCGGCTACATCCTGATTGCAGAAGATATGGAGGAAGCCATCGAAGCTGCCAATGAGATTGCTCCGGAACATATGGAGATCGTAACAGCCAATCCGTTCGAGGACATGATGAAAGTGAAGAACGCAGGAGCCATCTTTATCGGAGAATACAGCTCTGAACCGCTGGGCGATTATTTCGCAGGTCCGAACCACGTACTTCCTACCAATGGAACAGCCAAATTCTTCTCTGCTCTTTCTGTAGATGACTTTATTAAGAAATCAAGTATTGTTTATTATTCCAGGGCGGCACTCCGTGATATTCACAAAGATATCATTCAGTTTGCCACATCCGAGCAGCTGACTGCACATGCCAATTCCATTGCAGTACGTTTCGAGGACGAAGATAAAGAGGAGAAATAA
- the hisIE gene encoding bifunctional phosphoribosyl-AMP cyclohydrolase/phosphoribosyl-ATP diphosphatase HisIE encodes MKKLMIPCLYLQSEKAVTGFGQRNLFGDGDVEKLARFYSDNGADELLVFDFSVGDREHDAAIGRIRDICYASEIPVIGAGNIKRAEDVKKLIYAGCGKVVLNFSKQSNIDLLEEVSLRFGKEKMMVSISAAEEFAAHKELIETCAQGVLALDTVQDSIAQLSSIPIVLHTDESKEAELVKLLQTGAVGGLSGAYVSNPDTALVEFKALLREQGIPVQTFESSIAWSDFKLNSDGMVPVIVQDYKTDEVLMLAYMNEEAFETTLKSGKMTYWSRSRNELWTKGLTSGHLQYVKSLTLDCDNDTILARVSQIGAACHTGNRTCFFKTLVKKEYDDTNPLRVFQDVYDVIMDRKENPKEGSYTNYLFDKGLDKILKKVGEECTEIVIAAKNPDKEEVKYEISDFLYHMMVLMAEKGVTWDEIVKELARR; translated from the coding sequence ATGAAAAAATTAATGATTCCCTGTCTGTATCTTCAGTCTGAAAAAGCAGTGACAGGATTCGGACAGAGAAATCTCTTTGGCGACGGTGATGTGGAGAAGCTGGCACGTTTTTACAGTGATAACGGGGCAGATGAACTTCTGGTATTTGACTTTTCTGTGGGAGACCGGGAGCATGATGCTGCGATTGGCAGGATCAGGGATATCTGTTATGCCTCCGAGATCCCGGTGATCGGAGCCGGTAATATCAAACGGGCAGAAGATGTAAAGAAACTGATCTATGCAGGCTGTGGGAAAGTTGTGCTGAACTTCTCCAAACAGAGCAATATTGATCTGCTGGAAGAAGTTTCCCTGCGCTTCGGAAAAGAGAAAATGATGGTCAGCATTTCAGCAGCAGAAGAATTTGCAGCACATAAAGAACTGATCGAAACTTGTGCCCAGGGCGTTCTGGCACTGGACACAGTACAGGATTCCATTGCACAGCTGTCTTCCATACCCATCGTTCTTCACACAGATGAGAGCAAGGAGGCAGAACTCGTAAAACTGTTGCAGACAGGTGCTGTAGGCGGTTTAAGCGGCGCATATGTCAGCAATCCGGATACTGCGCTGGTGGAATTTAAGGCACTTCTGAGAGAACAGGGAATACCGGTACAGACCTTCGAGAGCAGTATTGCCTGGTCTGATTTCAAACTGAACAGCGACGGAATGGTTCCGGTGATCGTACAGGATTATAAGACGGATGAAGTTCTGATGCTGGCATATATGAATGAAGAAGCATTTGAAACTACTTTAAAAAGCGGCAAGATGACCTACTGGAGCAGAAGCCGCAATGAACTGTGGACCAAAGGACTTACCTCCGGTCATCTGCAGTATGTGAAATCCCTGACCCTGGACTGCGACAATGACACGATTCTGGCCAGGGTATCCCAGATCGGTGCAGCCTGCCATACAGGAAACCGCACCTGTTTCTTCAAGACTCTGGTAAAAAAAGAATATGATGATACCAATCCTCTGCGTGTATTCCAGGATGTCTACGATGTGATCATGGACAGAAAAGAGAATCCGAAAGAGGGTTCTTATACCAATTACCTTTTCGACAAAGGACTGGACAAGATCCTGAAGAAAGTAGGAGAAGAATGTACGGAGATCGTCATTGCAGCGAAAAATCCGGACAAAGAAGAAGTGAAATATGAGATTTCAGATTTCCTTTATCATATGATGGTACTGATGGCTGAAAAAGGTGTCACCTGGGATGAAATTGTAAAAGAACTTGCAAGAAGGTAA
- a CDS encoding iron ABC transporter permease, with translation MENFRRRSRYAAVFAALAAALFAILVLNINTGTTNIPVSRILRIIFLRDGAQTEYNIIWKIRMPRLLMAAILGGALSLSGFLLQTFFENPIAGPYLLGISSGAKMVVALAMIYFLEKFNKVSSYTLVIAAFIGSLIATGFILLVSRRIKHMATLLIAGTMIGYICSAITDFVITFAEDSDIINLHGWSQGSFSGMSWSNVRVASVIIAVAVILTFLLSKPIGAYQLGEAYAQSMGVNIKVFRVTLILLSSILSATVTAFAGPISFVGIAVPHLVKQALNTSRPLVVIPGTFLGGAVFCMLSDLIARTAFAPLELNISTVTSIFGAPVVIAMMLKRQKGKQ, from the coding sequence ATGGAGAATTTCCGGAGGCGTTCACGTTATGCAGCAGTTTTTGCGGCACTGGCAGCAGCACTTTTTGCCATCCTGGTGCTGAACATTAATACAGGTACTACGAATATTCCGGTTTCACGTATTCTGAGGATTATTTTCCTGCGGGATGGTGCACAGACAGAATATAATATTATCTGGAAGATCCGAATGCCACGTCTGCTCATGGCAGCGATCCTGGGAGGGGCACTTTCCCTCTCAGGATTTCTGTTGCAGACATTTTTCGAAAATCCTATTGCAGGTCCTTATCTGCTGGGTATTTCATCTGGTGCGAAGATGGTAGTAGCCCTGGCGATGATCTACTTCCTGGAGAAATTTAACAAAGTTTCTTCCTATACACTGGTAATCGCTGCTTTTATCGGATCCCTTATCGCTACAGGATTTATTCTCCTGGTATCCAGACGGATCAAACATATGGCCACTCTGCTGATCGCAGGTACGATGATCGGATATATCTGTTCTGCGATCACGGATTTTGTGATCACTTTCGCGGAGGATTCAGATATTATCAATCTTCACGGATGGTCACAGGGAAGTTTCTCCGGTATGAGCTGGAGCAATGTAAGAGTTGCATCCGTGATCATCGCTGTAGCAGTGATTTTGACCTTTTTGCTTTCCAAACCTATCGGAGCATATCAGCTGGGAGAAGCCTATGCACAGAGCATGGGTGTAAATATCAAAGTATTCCGTGTGACACTGATCCTGCTGTCCAGTATTCTTTCTGCGACTGTCACAGCATTTGCAGGACCGATCTCCTTCGTGGGAATCGCAGTGCCTCACCTGGTAAAGCAGGCGCTGAACACTTCCAGGCCGCTGGTAGTCATACCTGGAACTTTCCTTGGGGGAGCAGTATTCTGTATGCTCAGTGACCTGATCGCACGTACCGCTTTCGCACCGCTGGAACTGAATATCAGTACAGTGACTTCCATCTTCGGTGCACCGGTGGTGATCGCGATGATGCTGAAACGTCAGAAAGGAAAACAGTGA
- a CDS encoding ABC transporter ATP-binding protein has protein sequence MAEQYINMDNLAVGYNGKALIHDICIGIEKGEIVTLIGPNGAGKSTILKSITRQLKIISGNVTIAEENLTKLSFRDLSTKMAVVLTERMKPELMTCHDIVATGRYPYTGKLGILSREDEQKVDEAMEAVHAQELGDRDFNAISDGQRQRVLLARAICQEPEIIILDEPTSFLDVRYKLELLSILRDMAKRKGITVIMSLHEIDLAEKVADKIICVKGDRIAHYGKPETIFKEDVIRDLYGIDNGYFDPVFGSLELPRPEGKPRVLVISSGGTGIPVYRELQKKNIPFAAGILYTNDIDYQLARLLAVRTVTEKPFEPVSSQALAEVMELADSCEKVINAGVTIGTGNKKLEELLAKASSLGKLEAYRTDPDEK, from the coding sequence ATGGCAGAACAATATATAAATATGGACAATCTGGCGGTAGGCTATAATGGCAAAGCACTGATCCATGATATCTGCATCGGCATTGAAAAAGGAGAGATCGTAACCCTGATCGGCCCAAACGGCGCAGGGAAATCCACCATCCTGAAAAGTATCACCCGCCAGTTAAAGATCATTTCCGGAAATGTGACTATTGCAGAAGAAAACCTGACCAAACTGTCTTTCCGTGATCTTTCTACGAAAATGGCGGTGGTTCTTACCGAACGTATGAAACCGGAGCTTATGACCTGCCATGATATTGTAGCTACCGGACGTTATCCCTATACCGGAAAGCTGGGAATCTTAAGCAGGGAAGACGAGCAGAAAGTAGATGAAGCCATGGAAGCTGTCCATGCCCAGGAATTGGGAGACAGGGATTTCAATGCCATCAGTGACGGACAGCGACAGAGAGTTCTTCTGGCCCGTGCCATCTGCCAGGAACCGGAGATCATTATTCTGGATGAGCCGACCTCATTCCTGGATGTACGTTATAAACTGGAACTGCTTTCCATACTCAGGGATATGGCGAAGAGAAAAGGCATCACTGTGATCATGTCCCTTCATGAGATCGATCTGGCAGAGAAAGTGGCAGACAAGATTATTTGCGTGAAGGGAGATCGCATTGCACATTATGGAAAGCCGGAGACCATTTTCAAAGAAGACGTCATCCGTGATCTCTACGGGATCGACAACGGATATTTCGACCCTGTATTCGGAAGCCTGGAACTTCCCAGACCGGAAGGCAAGCCACGGGTTCTGGTGATATCCTCTGGTGGAACAGGAATTCCGGTCTACAGGGAACTTCAGAAAAAGAACATTCCCTTCGCAGCAGGGATCCTTTATACCAATGACATCGACTATCAGCTTGCACGGCTTCTGGCAGTACGCACGGTAACAGAGAAACCTTTCGAACCGGTGAGCAGCCAGGCTTTGGCAGAGGTGATGGAGCTGGCAGATTCCTGTGAAAAGGTCATTAACGCCGGAGTGACCATCGGAACAGGCAATAAAAAGCTGGAAGAACTTCTGGCAAAGGCATCCAGTCTGGGAAAACTGGAAGCGTACAGAACGGATCCAGATGAAAAATAA
- a CDS encoding Ig-like domain-containing protein → MKQRRKILLALLLSASVAATPIASAVPAFAENPDFTASAEFTDTPEEETSAETEASASEDFDSATTDTDVFSAGEVEYTAEENVSDQADAESRTHSINVTVGGKTTGIYAFKNVVVTQQDDGTYLVRMQSTSDVRDYIAFADDNEETSREAVYNHEVDWYQATTITKDDGTKELWYTVPVKSLTDTLYVAYSSEKNLTDPWKKPPKQWDRKIYALQFDTTSMADTTEPDAVASDIHVVPATVIKAQLTPTNNTGMFKVTSALYRKDETGTTLTITLSGKGYHYLYKGTYEEAVANGNNQENWIKGEEVNGVWTFTIPVSDGETYLPLVAISNKYLTKFENGESTLERAFYPRQAVIDTEAKTLVTGDYDYTRELTVSNSVKMFRLNAATLETIGGPNSNGYEEVLHLTMGSTSFDKVFIGSAEDAAKADTTTPITDTKADLVVREGSGDGDGFKSDNLEKDVVISFHSVRNDSWYERIFNISKTNSTLTVTPVSVPATEITLDTDSQTLDAGTTFKLTATVTPADTTDAVTWSSSDETVATVSEDGTVTGIKEGTAVITATAGNVKAECTVTVKVPATEITLNTVKKNLKPGKSFTLKATVAPSDTTDAVEWSSSNAKVAKVSENGTVTAVKEGTAVITAKAGNVEATCTVTVKKAVVKVTKVAVSATPSRNVAAGKKVQLKATVTPSKATNKAVTWKSSNTKYATVDSKGLVTFKKNAGGKTVTITATAKDGSKKYGKVTLTCMKGSVKSIKLSGTTTIKAGKSTTLKAKVSTQNGKANTKLTWTSSNTKIATVNSKGKVTAVKGKKGTVKITAKATDGSKKTATITIKVK, encoded by the coding sequence ATGAAGCAAAGAAGAAAAATCCTGCTTGCACTGCTGCTCAGCGCATCAGTCGCAGCTACACCAATTGCTTCTGCAGTTCCGGCTTTTGCGGAGAATCCGGACTTTACAGCAAGCGCAGAATTTACAGATACACCGGAAGAGGAAACTTCTGCCGAAACAGAGGCTTCTGCTTCAGAAGATTTTGATTCAGCCACTACGGATACAGACGTATTCAGCGCAGGTGAGGTAGAATACACCGCTGAAGAAAATGTTTCTGACCAGGCTGATGCAGAATCCCGCACTCATTCCATCAATGTTACCGTAGGTGGCAAAACCACTGGTATCTATGCTTTTAAAAACGTAGTTGTTACCCAGCAGGATGATGGAACTTATCTGGTTCGTATGCAGAGCACTTCGGATGTAAGAGATTACATCGCTTTCGCAGATGACAATGAGGAGACCAGCCGCGAGGCAGTATATAATCATGAAGTCGACTGGTATCAGGCTACAACCATCACCAAGGACGACGGCACCAAAGAACTCTGGTATACAGTTCCAGTGAAATCTCTTACTGATACACTCTATGTGGCATACAGCAGTGAGAAGAATCTGACTGACCCGTGGAAAAAGCCACCGAAACAATGGGACAGAAAGATCTATGCACTTCAGTTTGATACCACTTCTATGGCAGATACCACAGAACCCGACGCTGTAGCTTCTGATATTCATGTAGTTCCGGCCACTGTTATTAAAGCCCAGCTGACACCTACCAACAACACAGGAATGTTCAAAGTTACTTCTGCACTTTACAGAAAAGATGAAACAGGTACAACTCTGACCATCACTTTAAGCGGAAAGGGTTACCATTATCTGTACAAGGGAACTTATGAAGAAGCCGTTGCCAACGGAAACAATCAGGAGAACTGGATCAAAGGTGAAGAAGTTAATGGTGTATGGACATTTACCATTCCTGTTTCAGATGGTGAAACCTACCTTCCTCTGGTAGCTATTTCCAATAAATATCTCACCAAATTTGAGAACGGTGAATCAACTCTGGAAAGAGCTTTCTATCCTCGTCAGGCAGTCATTGATACAGAAGCCAAGACTCTGGTTACCGGCGATTATGATTATACCAGAGAGCTGACAGTATCAAACAGTGTTAAAATGTTTAGGCTGAATGCTGCTACCCTGGAAACCATTGGTGGACCAAACTCCAACGGATATGAAGAAGTGCTTCATCTGACCATGGGCAGTACCAGCTTTGATAAAGTTTTCATCGGTTCCGCTGAAGATGCAGCAAAGGCTGATACTACAACCCCTATCACTGATACCAAGGCAGATCTTGTAGTAAGAGAAGGCTCCGGGGACGGTGATGGATTCAAATCTGATAACCTTGAAAAAGATGTTGTCATTTCTTTCCACTCTGTAAGAAATGACTCCTGGTATGAACGTATCTTCAATATCAGTAAAACAAACAGCACTCTTACCGTCACACCAGTATCGGTTCCTGCTACAGAGATCACTCTGGACACAGACAGCCAGACACTGGATGCAGGCACAACATTTAAATTGACAGCTACTGTTACTCCTGCTGATACCACTGATGCCGTAACATGGTCTTCCAGTGACGAAACTGTAGCTACAGTATCCGAAGATGGTACTGTAACAGGTATCAAAGAAGGTACAGCTGTGATCACTGCTACTGCCGGCAATGTGAAAGCCGAATGTACTGTTACTGTTAAGGTTCCTGCTACAGAGATCACTCTGAATACAGTTAAGAAAAATCTTAAACCAGGTAAATCCTTTACACTGAAAGCAACCGTTGCACCATCAGATACCACTGATGCTGTAGAATGGTCTTCCAGCAACGCAAAAGTTGCCAAAGTATCCGAAAATGGTACTGTAACAGCTGTTAAAGAAGGTACAGCAGTAATCACTGCAAAGGCTGGCAATGTAGAAGCCACATGTACCGTTACTGTTAAGAAAGCAGTTGTAAAAGTAACAAAAGTTGCTGTTTCAGCTACTCCTTCCCGCAATGTAGCAGCAGGCAAGAAAGTACAGCTGAAAGCCACTGTAACTCCTTCCAAGGCTACCAACAAGGCTGTAACATGGAAGTCCAGCAATACCAAATATGCTACTGTTGACTCCAAGGGTCTTGTAACCTTCAAAAAGAACGCAGGAGGCAAAACTGTAACTATCACTGCTACTGCCAAAGACGGAAGCAAGAAGTACGGAAAAGTAACTCTTACCTGCATGAAGGGTTCTGTAAAGAGCATCAAACTTTCCGGAACTACTACCATCAAAGCCGGCAAGAGCACAACATTAAAAGCTAAAGTTTCCACTCAGAACGGAAAAGCAAACACCAAACTTACCTGGACATCCAGCAATACAAAGATTGCCACTGTTAATTCCAAGGGTAAAGTAACAGCTGTCAAAGGTAAAAAAGGCACTGTAAAAATCACAGCCAAAGCTACTGACGGTTCCAAGAAAACTGCAACCATTACCATCAAAGTAAAATAA
- a CDS encoding ABC transporter substrate-binding protein, whose product MREKKLHMLFIPLLAACMFLAAIFGYTYSVKAEDESSAPKIEGLEFQSEMENQFAECFHIYYYNDDYTLIDVPGSGQFLLVPEGKTAPEGLDENIVVLQKPLDKIYLAATSSMALFSALDALDHIKFSSLQESGWYVDTAKQAMENGDIVFAGKYSEPDYELLVNSECNLAIESTMILHTPKVQDMIEQMGIPVFTDRSSYETHPLGRTEWIKVYAEMVDKREEAQKFFDEQAKIITQLKDFKNTEKTVAFFYMSSDGSVVVRKPDDYVPKMIEIAGGRYVPTKVSSDEELKRSSIPMTMEEFYTQAIDADYLVYNGTIDDPINSVDELLQKSELFADFKAVKEGNVWCAGKYLYQATDIVGNMITDLHLMLTGGDESQMTFMTKID is encoded by the coding sequence ATGAGAGAAAAAAAATTACATATGCTGTTTATCCCTCTTCTGGCAGCTTGTATGTTTCTGGCAGCAATTTTCGGCTATACATACAGTGTAAAAGCAGAAGATGAATCCTCTGCTCCGAAGATCGAGGGACTGGAATTTCAGTCAGAAATGGAAAATCAGTTTGCAGAATGTTTCCATATTTATTATTACAATGATGATTATACATTGATCGATGTACCGGGCAGCGGACAGTTCCTTCTGGTTCCGGAAGGAAAGACTGCTCCGGAGGGATTGGATGAAAACATTGTAGTCCTGCAGAAACCGCTGGACAAGATTTACCTGGCAGCTACTTCCTCCATGGCGCTGTTTTCCGCTCTGGATGCCCTGGATCACATTAAATTTTCCTCTCTTCAGGAATCCGGCTGGTATGTAGACACAGCCAAACAGGCGATGGAAAACGGAGATATCGTATTCGCAGGAAAGTACAGTGAACCGGATTATGAACTTCTGGTAAATTCTGAATGTAACCTGGCGATTGAATCAACCATGATCCTCCACACTCCAAAGGTGCAGGATATGATCGAACAGATGGGAATCCCTGTATTTACAGACCGTTCCAGTTATGAAACACATCCTCTCGGAAGAACGGAATGGATCAAGGTTTATGCAGAGATGGTAGATAAGAGAGAGGAAGCGCAGAAGTTCTTTGACGAACAGGCGAAGATCATTACACAGCTGAAGGATTTCAAGAATACAGAGAAAACAGTTGCCTTTTTCTATATGAGTTCTGACGGTTCTGTAGTAGTGAGAAAACCAGATGATTATGTACCGAAGATGATCGAGATCGCAGGTGGACGTTATGTTCCGACCAAGGTAAGTTCGGATGAAGAACTGAAACGTTCCTCCATTCCTATGACAATGGAAGAATTCTACACCCAGGCTATTGATGCAGATTATCTGGTGTATAACGGAACTATCGATGACCCTATCAACAGTGTAGATGAGCTGCTGCAGAAGAGCGAACTTTTCGCAGACTTCAAGGCTGTCAAAGAAGGAAATGTATGGTGTGCGGGCAAATATCTCTATCAGGCTACAGATATTGTAGGAAATATGATCACAGACCTGCATCTTATGCTGACTGGCGGAGATGAAAGCCAGATGACCTTTATGACAAAAATCGACTAA
- the hisB gene encoding imidazoleglycerol-phosphate dehydratase HisB yields MAREASVERNTKETEIKLKINLDGTGYSDIETGVGFFNHMLDGFTRHGLFDLSVRVHGDLKVDDHHTIEDTGIVLGTALKEAIGDKKGIKRYGSCILPMDECLVLCAIDLSGRPYFVWDAEFTTDRIGDMSAEMVKEFFYAVSYSCGMNLHIKVLSGGNNHHMAEAMFKSFAKALDAATSFDPRITDVLSTKGSLA; encoded by the coding sequence ATGGCCAGAGAAGCATCAGTGGAAAGAAATACAAAAGAAACAGAGATCAAATTAAAGATCAATCTGGATGGAACCGGATATTCAGATATCGAGACGGGTGTGGGATTTTTTAACCACATGCTGGATGGATTTACCAGACATGGACTCTTCGACCTCAGTGTGAGAGTACACGGGGATCTGAAGGTGGATGATCATCACACTATCGAAGATACGGGAATTGTTCTGGGAACAGCCCTGAAAGAAGCCATCGGAGATAAAAAAGGTATCAAAAGATACGGAAGCTGCATTCTTCCTATGGATGAATGCCTGGTGTTATGTGCCATTGACCTGTCAGGAAGACCATATTTTGTCTGGGATGCAGAATTTACCACAGACAGGATCGGAGATATGTCCGCAGAGATGGTGAAAGAATTTTTCTATGCAGTTTCCTATTCCTGCGGAATGAATCTTCATATAAAAGTGTTAAGCGGCGGTAACAATCATCATATGGCAGAAGCTATGTTCAAAAGCTTCGCCAAGGCGCTGGATGCAGCCACATCTTTTGACCCGAGGATCACGGATGTGCTTTCCACCAAGGGAAGTCTGGCATGA